From the genome of Terriglobales bacterium, one region includes:
- a CDS encoding cyanophycin synthetase — FPLAGEYNVLNATAAAAMATACAIPKEKIADALRSFKSVKRRLEVKAEVDGVTIIDDFAHHPTAIAGTLEALRVRYPGRRLWAIFEPRSNTLRRKVFEAELVRSLALADQIVIASVYRPEAVPEAERLETSAVVAGLQRAARPARELPDADAIVAAVAPELRSGDVVAILSNGGFGGIYEKLPRRLKQEVSARS; from the coding sequence TTCCCGCTCGCCGGCGAGTACAACGTGCTCAACGCCACCGCCGCCGCCGCCATGGCCACCGCCTGCGCCATCCCCAAGGAGAAGATCGCCGACGCCCTGCGCAGCTTCAAGAGCGTGAAGCGCCGCCTGGAGGTCAAGGCGGAAGTCGACGGCGTCACCATCATCGACGACTTCGCCCACCATCCCACCGCCATCGCCGGCACCCTGGAGGCGCTGCGCGTGCGCTATCCCGGCCGCCGCCTGTGGGCCATCTTCGAGCCCCGCTCCAACACCTTGCGCCGCAAGGTCTTCGAAGCCGAGCTGGTGCGCAGCCTCGCCCTCGCCGACCAGATCGTGATCGCCAGCGTCTATCGCCCCGAAGCCGTGCCCGAAGCCGAGCGCCTGGAAACCTCCGCGGTGGTGGCCGGACTCCAGCGCGCCGCCCGTCCCGCCCGCGAACTCCCCGACGCCGACGCCATCGTCGCCGCCGTCGCTCCCGAGCTGCGCTCCGGCGATGTAGTGGCCATCCTTTCCAACGGCGGTTTTGGTGGCATCTATGAGAAACTGCCGCGTCGCCTCAAGCAGGAGGTCTCCGCCCGCTCGTGA